A genomic stretch from Malus domestica chromosome 15, GDT2T_hap1 includes:
- the LOC103400970 gene encoding uncharacterized protein yields MASRSALFTEEKFKQFHNMDRNLYSILVLKLFRDPLESMQVLALWLWLERVGFKNVVKKMLSLPYILINELADESITCLELIRGTHFSLPSEQTDIPLIQSFIEKEISVQFFHQNRDAAARDVTNAVNEVCLPAFDDIMQKAMQRDSAQNFADHSYVVLPSQRSSSSLFPFSLSINQQPCLQQQPLQRNEATPPHDRTMFVTFSKGYPVQESEVRQFFKITFGARIESVQMQEVQPYEQSLFAIIVFHSSATIEAILNGMGKAKFTINGKHVWVRKYMPRRTRSLLPPMLWQPAIAPFGG; encoded by the coding sequence ATGGCTTCGAGGTCTGCTCTTTTCACAGAGGAGAAGTTCAAACAGTTTCACAACATGGACCGAAATCTGTACTCAATTCTGGTGCTAAAGCTCTTCCGGGACCCACTGGAGTCCATGCAGGTACTGGCCCTGTGGCTCTGGCTGGAGAGAGTTGGGTTCAAGAACGTGGTGAAAAAGATGCTCTCTCTGCCATACATTTTGATCAACGAGCTCGCTGACGAGTCCATCACTTGTCTCGAACTCATCAGAGGGACCCATTTCTCTCTTCCGTCTGAGCAGACTGACATCCCACTCATACAGAGTTTTATAGAGAAGGAAATCTCAGTCCAGTTTTTTCACCAGAACCGGGACGCAGCGGCTCGAGACGTCACTAACGCCGTCAACGAGGTCTGCCTCCCGGCTTTCGACGACATTATGCAGAAGGCAATGCAACGGGATTCTGCTCAGAACTTTGCGGATCACAGTTACGTAGTGTTACCTTCACAACGATCGTCTTCGTCTTTATTCCCATTTTCTCTTTCAATTAATCAGCAGCCGTGTCTGCAGCAGCAACCTCTGCAGAGGAACGAGGCGACGCCACCACACGACAGGACGATGTTTGTGACGTTCTCAAAAGGGTACCCGGTGCAGGAGTCCGAGGTGAGGCAGTTTTTCAAAATAACTTTCGGGGCTCGAATCGAGTCGGTGCAGATGCAGGAGGTGCAGCCATACGAGCAATCACTGTTTGCGATAATTGTCTTCCACTCTTCGGCGACGATCGAGGCCATACTCAACGGGATGGGCAAGGCCAAGTTCACAATCAATGGAAAACACGTTTGGGTGAGGAAATATATGCCGAGAAGGACACGATCTTTGCTTCCACCAATGCTTTGGCAACCAGCAATTGCTCCTTTTGGGGGATGA
- the LOC103400943 gene encoding GCN5-related N-acetyltransferase 6, chloroplastic: MLTISIDKAVLLRFSHVDYRSHQKFHRINATWKRDLKSSHPRKMEELSVEIPTQTIPHCEPSKHPDLQFDRLQPSDEDLDQQKKLEFGQFVAREAALDEEYWTAAWLRAESHWEERKNDRFAESNKRKFADQEFNAIKKRTKGQQRQTCTCIITVKKDTKNAKRTVVKSVVGTLDLSIRYLLDGETFPGERVNAPLFCSINRTLSSKYGYISNLCVAKAARRQGIASNMLQFAIRSAMLNADVELIYVHVHKKNKPAQELYRKLGFEIIERASSQLSEEQTYLLCFKA; this comes from the exons ATGTTGACGATTTCAATTGACAAGGCTGTGCTGTTGAGATTTTCTCATGTCGATTATAGAAGTCATCAAAAGTTTCACAGGATCAATGCCACTTG GAAAAGGGATTTGAAGTCCTCCCATCCGAGGAAGATGGAAGAGCTGTCAGTAGAGATTCCAACACAAACTATTCCTCACTGTGAACCATCAAAACATCCTGATCTGCAATTTGACCGGCTGCAACCATCAGATGAAGATTTAGATCAACAGAAAAAGTTGGAATTTGGACAATTTGTTGCACGAGAGGCCGCACTGGATGAAGAATACTGG ACAGCAGCATGGTTACGTGCAGAAAGTCACTGGGAGGAGCGAAAAAATGACCG ATTTGCTGAGAGTAACAAAAGGAAATTTGCAGACCAG gaaTTTAACGCTATAAAAAAACGAACGAAGGGGCAGCAGAGGCAGACATGCACATGCATTATCACG GTGAAGAAGGACACAAAGAATGCGAAACGTACTGTCGTGAAAAGTGTAGTTGGAACACTTGATTTGAGCATTCGGTACTTGTTGGATGGAGAGACCTTTCCAGGG GAACGGGTAAACGCTCCTCTCTTTTGCAGTATCAACAGGACACTGTCAAGTAAATATGGTTATATTTCAAACTTATGTGTGGCCAAAGCAGCACGACGCCAGGGTATTGCGAGCAATATGTTACAGTTTGCTATTAGATCCGCAATGTTAAATG CTGATGTCGAACTGATATATGTGCATGTGCATAAAAAGAACAAACCCGCGCAGGAACTGTACCGTAAGCTGGGCTTTGAG ATCATCGAAAGGGCGAGCTCTCAATTGTCAGAGGAGCAAACCTATTTGCTTTGTTTCAAGGCCTAA
- the LOC103400941 gene encoding uncharacterized protein, with protein MAASKSNLRSSCSFPNLLLSCLNFTLFILSVTSLVPTVLLRTPPTSMGMAFLMISGISILSSFVGFYSQLTHLCFITHVSLLLASLVAQLLGTLALFTKERSTMSLIKSPRDPREAKLLVRLECGVLMAMLMMQVLVLVMSCVVQSCWVREYEGLEAEREAMTKKRSRRIAKVQEESMENAAKIAEVKARELDEKMKNKYGQWVKTSEFEG; from the coding sequence ATGGCAGCCTCGAAATCGAACCTCCGAAGCTCTTGTTCCTTCCCAAATCTTCTCCTCTCATGTCTGAACTTCACTCTCTTCATCCTCTCCGTCACCTCTCTGGTTCCCACCGTCCTCCTCCGAACGCCCCCAACTTCAATGGGCATGGCGTTCCTAATGATTTCCGGCATCTCGATTCTCTCCTCCTTTGTAGGTTTCTACTCTCAGCTCACCCATCTCTGCTTCATAACCCACGTTTCTCTCCTCCTCGCCTCGCTGGTCGCACAGCTGCTCGGCACACTGGCATTGTTCACCAAAGAGCGCAGCACCATGTCGTTGATCAAGTCACCACGGGACCCGAGAGAGGCCAAGCTGTTGGTGAGGTTGGAATGCGGGGTTCTGATGGCGATGCTGATGATGCAGGTGTTGGTGTTGGTGATGAGCTGCGTGGTGCAGAGCTGCTGGGTGAGGGAGTATGAAGGGTTGGAAGCCGAGAGGGAGGCGATgacgaagaagaggagccggCGGATCGCAAAAGTTCAGGAGGAGTCCATGGAAAATGCTGCAAAAATAGCTGAGGTGAAGGCCAGGGAGCTGGATGAGAAGATGAAGAACAAGTATGGGCAGTGGGTCAAGACTTCTGAGTTTGAAGGCTAA
- the LOC103400940 gene encoding uncharacterized protein isoform X2 produces MDWGSNGEEPTSWEENYSVNLIPSELFFKFRKEVQGLRVGLNLEFYNAPINEFQGKIVLKPLAPERTWKFIYEPIHQDVRVLSKKIPLTGFLNLQVGIGHNFQTNAIGWKWKLTTCFGGDGISRTRSKTSVRLVPGVDLRFGWRADYVLPEITGALGTGEPWFNMNSGKLQASLDRVETIVTYTDIYSLYKPKGQDQQQRTETDVISYSSPSDPLKSSDFSSHNDRSTWINGPEDAADLHK; encoded by the exons atggattgGGGTTCGAATGGAGAAGAGCCCACTTCGTGGGAAGAAAATTACAGTGTAAATTTGATTCCATCGGAGTTATTTTTCAAGTTCCGGAAAGAAGTGCAGGGTTTAAGGGTCGGCCTCAATCTGGAG TTCTATAATGCTCCAATCAATGAGTTTCAAGGAAAGATTGTTTTGAAGCCGTTAGCTCCTGAACGGACTTGGAAGTTCATCTACGAGCCTATCCATCAGGATGTTCGTGTTCTTTCGAAAAAGATTCCTCTAACTGGATTTCTAAATCTCCAG GTTGGCATCGGCCATAATTTTCAAACGAATGCAATTGGATGGAAATGGAAACTTACTACTTGTTTTGGTGGAGATGGTATATCTCGTACTAGGAGTAAGACATCGGTTCGCTTGGTTCCTGGTGTGGATTTGCGCTTTGGGTGGAGGGCTGATTATGTACTTCCAGAAATCACAGG GGCTCTGGGTACTGGTGAACCATGGTTCAACATGAACTCGGGAAAGCTGCAAGCATCGCTAGATAGAGTTGAGACCATTGTAACCTATACTGATATCTACAGTTTATACAAGCCTAAAGGCCAG GATCAGCAGCAGAGAACTGAAACggatgtaatttcttattcaaGTCCTTCAGATCCCTTGAAATCAAGCGACTTTTCGTCACACAATGACCGTTCTACATGGATCAATGGACCAGAGGATGCAGCAGATTTACACAAGTAA
- the LOC103400944 gene encoding ankyrin repeat-containing protein NPR4-like, which translates to MENLKLAQCVDAEGRTPLLLAATLASENKELVWYFLLVTTNEEPGHPFTGHWAANLVNMLIASGFHEISLYVLNKYPELAIAKDKEDCTALYVLARNQSNFLSGSRLGFWESCIYSFLPVEVDSIPPHSVRTYVARHGSVQNLQTMATPEQYGVLHGLRRVLFGAIKRIAPASFTQLHDAKLRHHCAVELVKRICSQLSQRHTSWRFNYLLNSDIMQIATVNGIVEIISMLVESFPDLIWVRLLNNQYLLLNFAIELRHEHLFRTVYDKTARSKLMAATLLESGGSILHLAAKLAPLPQLSSISGAALQMQRELQWFKEVEKLVHPYYKESRNQNGESARELFTKEHKLLAESGEKWLKDTSNSCMLVSTLVATVVFAAAFTVPGCNDNEGAPIFLQKKSAIFLVFVVSDTVALFSSLTSLLMFLSILTARYAEEDFLESLPKRLIIGLGTLFFAIAATMVAFGPTLSIVLSKRFNGVSVPITLLASFPVTLFALLQLPLFIQMVRSTFGQSIFRPKKLG; encoded by the exons ATGGAAAATCTAAAGTTGGCACAATGTGTAGATGCCGAAGGAAGAACTCCGCTGCTCCTAGCTGCCACCTTGGCTTCTGAGAATAAGGAGTTGGTGTGGTACTTTTTGTTGGTAACTACAAATGAGGAGCCTGGTCATCCTTTTACTGGCCACTGGGCTGCTAACCTAGTCAATATGCTTATTGCCTCAGGTTTCCATG AAATTTCACTGTATGTGCTTAATAAATATCCTGAGTTGGCCATTGCTAAAGATAAAGAAGATTGTACTGCTTTGTATGTTTTGGCAAGGAATCAATCAAACTTCCTTAGTGGCAGCAGGCTTGGATTTTGGGAAAGCTGCATTTACTCAT TTCTCCCTGTTGAAGTGGACTCTATACCACCACACTCAGTGAGAACCTATGTGGCTCGCCATGGAAGTGTCCAAAACCTTCAGACAATGGCAACACCAGAACAGTATGGAG TTCTTCATGGGTTAAGAAGAGTACTTTTTGGAGCTATTAAACGAATAG CACCAGCTAGTTTCACGCAACTCCATGATGCAAAACTTAGACATCACTGTGCAGTTGAACTAGTAAAACGTATTTGCTCACAACTTTCACAGAGGCATACTTCTTGGCGGTTCAATTATCTTTTGAATTCAGATATCATGCAGATAGCCACTGTAAATGGCATAGTTGAAATTATAAGTATGCTCGTAGAATCTTTTCCAGATCTAATATGGGTTCGCCTCCTCAACAACCAATATTTGTTACTCAACTTCGCTATTGAACTTCGACATGAACATCTTTTTCGTACTGTGTATGATAAGACTGCACGAAGTAAATTAATGGCTGCTACACTACTTGAATCGGGGGGTTCCATCTTGCATCTGGCAGCAAAGTTGGCTCCTCTTCCGCAACTCTCATCTATTTCCGGTGCAGCTCTACAAATGCAGAGAGAACTGCAGTGGTTCAAG GAGGTGGAGAAACTAGTTCACCCCTATTATAAGGAGAGCCGGAACCAAAACGGAGAATCTGCTAGAGAATTATTCACCAAGGAACACAAATTATTGGCTGAGAGCGGAGAGAAATGGCTAAAGGATACGTCAAATTCTTGCATGCTCGTATCAACTCTCGTTGCCACAGTTGTGTTTGCTGCTGCTTTTACAGTACCTGGATGTAACGACAACGAAGGAGCTCCAATTTTCTTACAGAAGAAGTCAGCCATATTCTTGGTGTTTGTTGTTTCGGATACAGTAGCTCTATTTTCTTCTTTAACTTCCCTTTTGATGTTTCTATCAATCCTAACTGCGCGTTATGCTGAAGAAGATTTCCTAGAGTCACTACCAAAGAGGTTGATAATAGGTTTGGGCACTCTCTTCTTTGCTATAGCCGCGACGATGGTGGCATTTGGTCCAACACTTTCGATTGTGCTCAGCAAGAGATTCAACGGGGTTTCCGTCCCTATCACCTTGCTGGCAAGTTTTCCGGTGACTCTTTTTGCTCTGCTGCAGCTTCCCTTGTTTATCCAAATGGTCCGATCCACATTTGGACAGAGTATCTTTCGCCCTAAAAAACTTGGGTAA
- the LOC103400940 gene encoding uncharacterized protein isoform X1, whose translation MDWGSNGEEPTSWEENYSVNLIPSELFFKFRKEVQGLRVGLNLEFYNAPINEFQGKIVLKPLAPERTWKFIYEPIHQDVRVLSKKIPLTGFLNLQVGIGHNFQTNAIGWKWKLTTCFGGDGISRTRSKTSVRLVPGVDLRFGWRADYVLPEITGALGTGEPWFNMNSGKLQASLDRVETIVTYTDIYSLYKPKGQQDQQQRTETDVISYSSPSDPLKSSDFSSHNDRSTWINGPEDAADLHK comes from the exons atggattgGGGTTCGAATGGAGAAGAGCCCACTTCGTGGGAAGAAAATTACAGTGTAAATTTGATTCCATCGGAGTTATTTTTCAAGTTCCGGAAAGAAGTGCAGGGTTTAAGGGTCGGCCTCAATCTGGAG TTCTATAATGCTCCAATCAATGAGTTTCAAGGAAAGATTGTTTTGAAGCCGTTAGCTCCTGAACGGACTTGGAAGTTCATCTACGAGCCTATCCATCAGGATGTTCGTGTTCTTTCGAAAAAGATTCCTCTAACTGGATTTCTAAATCTCCAG GTTGGCATCGGCCATAATTTTCAAACGAATGCAATTGGATGGAAATGGAAACTTACTACTTGTTTTGGTGGAGATGGTATATCTCGTACTAGGAGTAAGACATCGGTTCGCTTGGTTCCTGGTGTGGATTTGCGCTTTGGGTGGAGGGCTGATTATGTACTTCCAGAAATCACAGG GGCTCTGGGTACTGGTGAACCATGGTTCAACATGAACTCGGGAAAGCTGCAAGCATCGCTAGATAGAGTTGAGACCATTGTAACCTATACTGATATCTACAGTTTATACAAGCCTAAAGGCCAG CAGGATCAGCAGCAGAGAACTGAAACggatgtaatttcttattcaaGTCCTTCAGATCCCTTGAAATCAAGCGACTTTTCGTCACACAATGACCGTTCTACATGGATCAATGGACCAGAGGATGCAGCAGATTTACACAAGTAA